A stretch of the Leptospira harrisiae genome encodes the following:
- a CDS encoding LIC11113 family protein codes for MFFLATEVVFADRTKTYLSLQSLKMEVESWKEKKPSSQIKKQIRSHQRFLMDDGTCQIVPASRISSVTYFRFSCQTDSEPLLIQFQSNQKRKLEVGKFQLRAIHHIGKKQYLEIETGLVVGEAKTLARLNTDDTELDYPPKKEIPVVTENKQTINSYKPIQNPNLFYFKSISQNPKRRKEVPSNIEVFFDSSCPLEFIEKDESFYWDQTVSYVFRITCIRDSVYSLIRVPSTSSGDLVTSNTIWKDPKPGDRVLGNAVLKKITETQTFWEKIVLYYE; via the coding sequence TTGTTTTTTTTGGCAACAGAAGTTGTTTTTGCGGACCGCACAAAGACTTATCTTTCGTTGCAATCGCTAAAGATGGAAGTGGAATCATGGAAGGAAAAAAAACCATCCTCCCAAATCAAAAAACAAATACGTTCGCATCAAAGGTTTCTGATGGATGATGGAACTTGTCAAATTGTACCTGCATCCCGTATTTCATCCGTCACATACTTTCGATTCAGTTGTCAAACTGATTCGGAACCTCTACTCATCCAATTCCAATCCAATCAAAAAAGGAAACTTGAAGTTGGGAAATTTCAATTGAGAGCCATCCATCATATCGGAAAAAAACAGTATTTAGAAATTGAAACCGGTCTTGTAGTGGGTGAAGCAAAAACACTGGCCAGATTGAATACGGATGATACCGAATTGGATTATCCTCCAAAAAAAGAGATCCCTGTTGTCACGGAAAACAAACAAACGATCAACTCATACAAACCCATTCAGAATCCTAATTTATTTTATTTTAAATCTATATCTCAAAATCCCAAAAGAAGAAAAGAAGTTCCTTCCAATATTGAAGTGTTTTTTGATTCTTCTTGTCCACTGGAGTTTATCGAAAAGGATGAGAGTTTTTATTGGGACCAAACGGTATCTTATGTGTTTCGTATTACGTGTATTCGCGATTCAGTATATAGTTTGATTCGCGTGCCATCAACTTCATCTGGTGATTTGGTAACTTCAAATACGATTTGGAAAGATCCAAAACCTGGTGATCGAGTTTTAGGAAATGCCGTTTTGAAAAAAATTACCGAAACGCAAACCTTTTGGGAGAAAATCGTTTTGTATTATGAATAA